From Armatimonadota bacterium:
CGCCACCATGGTGGTCGGCGGGCGGGTGGTCAACGACCCCTCCGACGGCGTGGAGCGCCCGGTGGCGTCGGCGCTGCTGGTCCTCAGGCGGAACTAGGGGAAAGGGAAGAGGCAAGAAGGTGGCTTCCCGCCGATGTGCTGTTTTCCCTTCTTCCCTCTTCCCTCTTCCTTCTTCCCTCTTCCGTTACCCTCCCGTTGCAGTCCGGCGCCTACGATCAGCGCGGGGGCACCCCGTGTCCCGCAGTGCGCGGAGGGCCGTCATGCGCGCGCCGCCCTACCGCACGACCCAGGAGTTCCTGGACACGCCCGGGCAGGATCCCCGCGAGCTGGCCGGTCTGCTCGCGGCCGTGCGGAGGACCAACCGGTGGTACGGAGGCTACCGCCTGGTGCTGGGCTTCCTCCGGGAGGTTCTGCCGGTCCTTCCCCGCAGGCCTGTGCGCATCCTGGACGTGGCCACGGCCAGCGGTGACGTGCCCCGGGCCATCGCCCTGTGGGCGCGCCGCCAGAGGGTGGCGGTCTCGATCGCAGCCCTGGACGCCAGCGCCGCCATCCTGGATCACGCCCGGCGGATCCTCCGGGATGCGCCGGAGGTCGTCGTGATTCAAGCCGACGCGCGGGCGATGCCCTTCGCCGACCGCAGCGTCGACGTCGTCCTGTGCGGCCTGGCCCTGCACCACTTCTCGTTCGATGACGCGGTGGCCGTCCTGCGGGACATCCGGCGCGTGACGGCGGGAGCCTACCTCGTCCACGACGTCCTGCGGTGCTGGGGCGCCTACGCAGGCGCCTGGCTGGACACCCACCTGGTGGGCCGCAACCGGCTGGCCCGGCACGACGGCCCGCTGTCGGTGCTGCGCTCGTTTACCCTGGACGAGTTCCACCAGCTGGCCCGGGCCGCCGGGCTGGACGGCGTGCAGCTCCGCACCTCCCCGCTGTTCCGGGTTGCCCTGGTGGGCCGGCCGGAGGTGGCCCCGTGACGGACGCAGACGCGATCGTGGTGGGAGCGGGACCCGCCGGCAGCGCGGCGGCCGGGCTGCTGGCCCGGCGCGGCTGGCGGGTTCTGCTCCTGGACCGGGCGCGCTTTC
This genomic window contains:
- a CDS encoding methyltransferase domain-containing protein, producing MRAPPYRTTQEFLDTPGQDPRELAGLLAAVRRTNRWYGGYRLVLGFLREVLPVLPRRPVRILDVATASGDVPRAIALWARRQRVAVSIAALDASAAILDHARRILRDAPEVVVIQADARAMPFADRSVDVVLCGLALHHFSFDDAVAVLRDIRRVTAGAYLVHDVLRCWGAYAGAWLDTHLVGRNRLARHDGPLSVLRSFTLDEFHQLARAAGLDGVQLRTSPLFRVALVGRPEVAP